The DNA segment ATAAAAATGTAGAATTGGGTGAGAAGGCTGCAGACGAACTATTTGACTTGGACCCAGATGATGGTGGCTATCATGTATTGCTTGCCAACATGTATGCATCTGCTTCAATGTGGGACAAAGTTGCTCGGGTGAGGACGGCCATGGAGAAGAAAGGGATCCAGAAAACTCCAGGCTGCAGTTTGGTTGAGTTGAGGAATGAAGTTCATACATTCTACTCAGGAAGTACTAATCATCCTCAATCCAAGAGAATCTATGCTTATCTTGAGACTCTTGGAGATGAGATGAAGGCTGCTGGGTATGTGCCTGACACCAATTCAATTCATGATGTGGAAGAGGATGTGAAGGAACAATTGCTCAGTAGCCATAGTGAGAGGCTTGCTATTGCATTTGGACTTCTGAATACAAGGCATGGCACGGCAATACACATCAGGAAGAATCTAAGAGTTTGTGGTGACTGCCATGAAGCCACTAAGTACATTTCGCTAGTGACTGGGAGGGAAATTATTGTGCGCGATTTACGTAGGTTCCatcattttaaaaatggaaTCTGTTCTTGTGGGGATTACTGGTGACTCAATTGATACCTTTGTTATCATTATTCAATCATGATTCCTTCTACAAGGTCCTAGACTACAGTAACTTGAGTACCTCAGTGGAAGAACTAGTTGAAATTTGTTACCCTAGAAGAATGGCATTATTTGGATCAACCTTTGACCATCAGTGGCCATTCTAATGCCACGTTTTAGCAGTGGCCACCTACTCTTTTCTTgagttgtataattttttaatgccaGTATATCCTTGAGTTGTACACCTTTTTGGATTAATGTATAATTTGATCctttaaaaatgttaatagtGTTGTTTTTGTCTGCGGGTGTCTTTGTTTATACAAAATGGTTTGCGAAGTTATTAACATGTTTTCAAGTTCTCCATACTGAAGTTATAAACTAGCTAACAAGCTCGTCCCTCTTGGGTTATGTTTGGGAGTACGGATTAGTGGGTAATGGAAGAGAAGGGGAAGGTTTATAGGGAAGTTTTCATTGTTGGTAGTTTCTAAAAGGGGGGAAGAGAGCTTGGAGAGGTTTTCTTGCTCTGtccaaagtttttttttgtttttattttgtacttggTTAACGGGTATGCTAAAAGGGTATGCAAAAAACTCTAGTTTAGGTGAAGCCTTGTTTTTCTTCTATAGAATGATGTGTGATGGGGTTAGACCCGTTGTGGGTGATTATGCTTGCTTGTTGCAATTGTGTGGAGAGAATTTGGACCTCAAAAGGGGTAGAGAGATTCATGGGCAGATAATAACTAATGGGTTTAAGTCCAATTTGTTTGCCATAACTGCTGTTATGAATTTATATGCCAAGTGTAGGGAAATTGATGATGCGTATAAGATGTTCAAGAGAATGCCACAGAAGGATTTGGTTTAATGGACAACATTGGTTGCAGGATAAGCACAAAATGGATATGCCAAGAGAGCATTGCAATTAGTTTTCCAGATGCAGCAAGCTGGCCAAAAGCCTGATTCTGTCACGTTGGTCAGTATTTTACCGGCTGTTGCAGATATGAAGCCTTTGAGAATTGGAAGGTCTATCCATGGTTATGCTTTCAGATCAGGATTTGAATCTCCGGTTAATGTTACAAATGCCCTTCTTGATATGCACTTCAAATATGGGCACACAAGGACTGCAAGGTTGGTTTTTGAGGGGATGAGTAGTAAAAGTGTTGTTTCACGGAATACCATGATTGATGGTTGTGCACAAAATGGTGAATCCGAAGAAGTCTTTGCAACTTTTCTTAAGATGTTGATGAAGGGGAGGTACCTACACGTGTTACAATGATGGGAGCTTTACTTGCTTGTGCTAATTTGGGTGATCTTGAAAGAGGGAGGTTTGTTCATAAATTACCGGACAAGCTGAAACTTGATTCTAATGTGTCAGTAATGAACTCTTTAATATCCATGTATTCTAAATGCAAGAGAGTTGATATAGCAGCTTCaatatttgataatttgaagGAGAAAACAAATGCCACTCGGAATGCCATGATATTACGCTATGCACAAAATGGGTGCGTAAAGGAGGCTTTAAATCTATTCTGTATCATGCAATCTCAAGGCATTAAACTTGATTGTTTTACATTAGTCGGTGTAATTACTGCTCTTGCAGATTTCTCAGTCAACCGCCACGCTAAGTGGATTCATGGACTTGCAATAAGAACTTGTATGGACAAAAATGTCTTTGTTTCCACTGCTCTTGTTGACATGTATGCAAGATGTGGAGCCATTAAAACTGCGAGAAAGCTTTTCGACATGATGCAAGAGCGACATGTTATAACATGGAATGCAATGCTAGACGGATATGGAACACATGGTCTAGGAAAAGAAGCTCTGGATCTGTTCAATGAGATGCCGAAGGAAGCTGTTAAGCCAAACGATATAACATTTTTGTCTGAAATCTCAGCTTGAAGTCACTTGGGTTTTGTGGAACAAGGTCTCTTCCTCTTCAAAAGCATGAAGGAAGACTATGACTTGGAGCCTACTATGGATCACTAGAGTGCCATGGTTGATCTCCTTGGTGGCGCTGGCCAGCTAGATTGTACTTGGAATTTCATCCAAGACATGCCTATCAAACCAGGGATTTCTGTTCTAGGTGCGATGTTGGGTGCTTGCAAAATCCATAAAAATGTAGAATTGGGAGAGAAGGCTGCAGACAAACTATTTGAGTTAGACCCAAATGAGGGAGGGTATCATGTGTTGCTTGCCAACATATATGCCTCTAATTCAACGTGGGATAAAGTAGCCAAGGTGAGAACAGCCATGGAAGATTAGGGGCTCCACAAAACTCCAGGCTGCAGTTTGGTAGAGTTGAGAAAAGAAGTTCATACATTCTACTCAAGAAGTACTAATCATCCTCAATCCAAAAGAATTTATGCTTTTCTTGAGACTCTTGGAGATGAGACAAAGGCTGCAGGTTATGTGCCTCACACCAATTCAATTCATGACGTGGAAGAAGATGTGAAGGAACAATTGCTCGGTAGCCATAGTGAGAGGCTTGCTATTGCATTTGAACTTTTGAATACAAGCCCTGGCATGACATTACACATCAGAAAGAATCTAAGAGTTTGTGTTGATTGCCATGATGCCACTAAGTATATTTCACTTGTGACAGGGAGGGAAATTATAGTTCGCGATTTACGTAGGTTTCCTCATTTTAAGAATGGAAATTGTTCTTGTGGTTATTACTGGTGAATTAATCGATCATATCCTTTCATGTGATCATAGCCCAATAAAACACAAGGAAGGATAAACTTCAAATAAGACTCAttagaattttcttttatttttttcttttcttttcattttattaatagccaaagtaatatatttttgctTTGTATATTACATGTGCATGTGCACAGCTTTCTATCTATTTTGCCTGTTTCAAATGGCCATGGTTACTTGGAAGAGACGATGTTTCTAATGTCTCCGGCATATGGCTATCTCCTATCAGTCTAGAGTCTATACATTCAATTATCCTAACAACACATCAACAAAAAATTGCTCAAAACACAGAAAACGTCTGTGAAACAGTCCCTAGATATCTGTACACCAAAAACATTCAAGGCACCATCACCCTCACCTCCACCACCAGAACTGTCTAAACAGATATGTCTTTCTCATCCTAGCATTGTAGGTGAGGAAGGCTCTGGCTTTGACAGGATCAGCATTTAAATATTCGAATGCATACATCTGTTTACCCTCTTCCAACCCATCTATCTCCATCACAGCATGTAATAGCTCACTTGCATCAAATGAGCATTTGCTTTGCTCCATGGCATCAGCCAGACGTCGGATGCTCGATGCCACTGTCATCAATGCTTCCTGCAGAGCATCTGAGTTACGAGGCCGCTTTGGAAGTTGTCTTACAGGCTGGGCCACAGGAGGCTCTTGAAAACCATCTGGTATCTGGTCAAATTCTGGAATTCCAGTGTATGATTCAGTTCCATCTGTCTCACTCATGTCTTCTGAACTGGGAGAAACAAAGGAGGCTGCTTCATCCTCAAAATTCTTCATGTCCATTAGATGAGTTCCACTCTTCCTCTTAGCCCAATGACTTGGGGCTTGATAATTTCCACAAACGATTTTAAGTTCATCATACATCTCTATCTGCTTTCCGCGCAATCCTCTCGCATTGGGATGTGCCTATTCATTAAATCAAAGAACACCATAATAGGTATTGTACACAAATTCATACACATTCAAGAgtggagaaaaatgaaacattaCTTACAGCAACATAATTCTTCCAAAGCTCATCACTGTCACACTCAATCATCTTTGTATTTGGGTTCCACCAGAAACCATCCTGACTTAGGATATCTTTTATTACTCTATACCTCTTCTTAATTGTTTTCAAACGGTTGATAACTTTCTGATTATTCAAATTCAAGCTGAAGCAAGTGTTTACTGCTACACAGGCAGCCGTGTATGCATTTTCATTGAAACATTTGTCAATTTTGTTTCCACGTTTTGCCTGAGCTGCCAGGGCTTCAATTAGACACTTATCCATCGCAATTGACCACACAACATTCcttcctttatttttcatctcCCTTCTTTGTCTTTGCAGATCATAGTGCTCCATTTCTACAGAAAATACAGAATTCAATACactgttaaatatattttgcttttaattttattcataactctatacatatttaaattaatagtattatccTCATTTACTAGAAGATAATATGAACcatgaaattaacaaaaaatttacaGAAGAAAAAGGTAAGGAAGGATCtagtaaagaaaacaaacaGTAGATGTATAATGTAATATCAATAATcac comes from the Glycine soja cultivar W05 chromosome 6, ASM419377v2, whole genome shotgun sequence genome and includes:
- the LOC114417369 gene encoding uncharacterized protein LOC114417369, whose amino-acid sequence is MEHYDLQRQRREMKNKGRNVVWSIAMDKCLIEALAAQAKRGNKIDKCFNENAYTAACVAVNTCFSLNLNNQKVINRLKTIKKRYRVIKDILSQDGFWWNPNTKMIECDSDELWKNYVAAHPNARGLRGKQIEMYDELKIVCGNYQAPSHWAKRKSGTHLMDMKNFEDEAASFVSPSSEDMSETDGTESYTGIPEFDQIPDGFQEPPVAQPVRQLPKRPRNSDALQEALMTVASSIRRLADAMEQSKCSFDASELLHAVMEIDGLEEGKQMYAFEYLNADPVKARAFLTYNARMRKTYLFRQFWWWR